cacgcacacatgcacacactaactTGTTTTGTTGTGGTACCTATTCCACTCCTACGCCGAGACTAGACAGAGACAAACAGACATCGCATACACATTATACATCATACACCCACCACACGAGTGTGTTCAGTACGACCCCCTCCACTAATAAACTTTGCCGTGCAATTGTCCATTGTTGCCTTCCACTCTTTCAGCTCAGCTTCTGTCTCTGCTGCAAACACATACGTTCTTTGTGCTACAGGGAAACAATatgcacacaataatacaaaccTAAACTCCAACTCATAAAACTCAAGTCAAACATTATGTTAACCAGATGAGTATGATGCCAAGAAATTAAGAAATTAAAGTAAGCTCAGAGTTTCACTACTATACGCACAGATATGGACACACACAGTTTAACGTACGTGTAAATAATTCGAAGCAATACTTGTGTCCATCTTGTTCACCAATGTCATTACATTTAAAATTTAAAGGCGGAACAGCCAAACTTGGGGGATGGGTCTAAATTAAAGGAAAATGTTATGTTTCAACAATACTATCATAAATTATAGAAGTATTGAAGTGAATTACATGCAATTAACAAAATAGCAGAAATACTGAAATACTAGCTCACATGACTGTTGGCCATTGTAAAGCCCATCATATTCGTGGAGCAATATTTCTTCTGCCATGCACGTCTAGCACTGAAATGTTCTACTATAAACCCATTACTAACAACAATGTTCATTCTCACAATTTAATATTGAGGTTTAGGATGTGGTCTGGTTTTTTGAGCAGGTATCCACTCTTTTCTGTGATGTCGGAAAATGTTGCTGTCTGCGCTTTGTGGTGTTGTACAACATCACTGCCTTTGAAATGATTTTTTAATCTTTCCTGTGACTCTCGCAGCTTCTTCCGGCATCCTTCCAACTCGGTACGATGCTTGAAATACATACGACTAGTGAGATAATAGTTTGAGGAAACCGTATTCATACCTGCTGTACTGTTGCTTCTGCTTTCTCATTCCAGCCCTTAAACAGATCCATCAGTTTACTGCCCTCCTCAAAGTA
The nucleotide sequence above comes from Dysidea avara chromosome 3, odDysAvar1.4, whole genome shotgun sequence. Encoded proteins:
- the LOC136249816 gene encoding arf-GAP with SH3 domain, ANK repeat and PH domain-containing protein 1-like; the protein is MVNSMKNVLLASLNLVIDTDLHGSKYKSYVDKNVAVYESAKHRVEREERAKLRSAGQPWKDKSFQPAELAGQLEEDRRRFQLRVIDYMVNVVDVKSKRGVDFAEHLQGYSKSMKKYFEEGSKLMDLFKGWNEKAEATVQQHRTELEGCRKKLRESQERLKNHFKGSDVVQHHKAQTATFSDITEKSGYLLKKPDHILNLNIKFARRAWQKKYCSTNMMGFTMANSHTHPPSLAVPPLNFKCNDIGEQDGHKYCFELFTPQRTYVFAAETEAELKEWKATMDNCTAKFISGGGRTEHTRVSRRRSGIGTTTKQQHKELVKKIVDKIKQLPGNQSCVDCGNKDPVWLSVNLGVLMCLQCSGIHRNLSVQVS